One region of Camelina sativa cultivar DH55 chromosome 6, Cs, whole genome shotgun sequence genomic DNA includes:
- the LOC104793698 gene encoding short-chain dehydrogenase reductase 3a, translated as MSGLRLEGKIAIITGGASGIGAKAVRLFTDHGAKVVIVDLQEELGQKVAASIGDERATFYRCDITNETEVENAVKFTVEKHGKLDVLFSNAGVMEQHGSFLDLDLELFDRTMAVNVRGAAAFMKHAARAMVEKGTRGSIVCTTSVSSEISGVGPHAYTASKHALLGLMRSACGGLGKYGIRVNGVAPYGVATALNSRDEETAKMVEDYCAATAILKGVVLKARHVAEAALFLASDDSAYVSGQNLAVDGGYSVVKPM; from the exons ATGTCAGGACTTAG ATTGGAAGGCAAGATCGCAATTATAACAGGTGGAGCTAGCGGTATTGGAGCCAAAGCGGTTAGGCTGTTCACGGACCACGGAGCTAAGGTGGTCATCGTTGACTTACAAGAAGAGCTTGGTCAAAAAGTAGCCGCTTCTATCGGGGATGAGAGAGCTACTTTTTACCGTTGCGATATCACAAACGAAACGGAGGTGGAGAACGCCGTTAAGTTCACCGTCGAGAAACACGGAAAGCTAGACGTTCTTTTCAGTAACGCCGGCGTTATGGAACAGCACGGAAGCTTTCTTGACTTGGACCTCGAGCTGTTTGACCGAACCATGGCGGTCAACGTTCGTGGTGCGGCTGCGTTTATGAAACACGCGGCACGTGCCATGGTGGAGAAGGGAACGCGTGGGTCTATCGTATGTACGACGAGCGTCTCTTCGGAGATCAGTGGTGTGGGACCTCATGCGTACACGGCGTCGAAGCATGCACTTCTCGGGCTTATGAGATCTGCTTGTGGCGGGCTGGGAAAGTACGGGATTAGAGTCAACGGTGTTGCACCGTATGGGGTGGCCACGGCGCTCAACAGCCGTGACGAGGAAACGGCGAAGATGGTGGAGGACTATTGCGCCGCGACGGCAATTCTTAAGGGGGTTGTACTTAAGGCACGCCACGTGGCAGAGGCGGCTTTGTTTCTGGCTTCTGATGATTCTGCTTACGTTAGCGGCCAAAACCTGGCTGTCGACGGTGGTTATAGCGTCGTCAAGCCCATGTGA
- the LOC104793699 gene encoding short-chain dehydrogenase reductase 3b: MSGNRLDGKIVIITGGASGIGAESVRLFTEHGARVVIVDVQDELGQNLAASIGEDKASYYHCDVTNETEVENAVKFTVDKHGKLDVLFSNAGVIEPFASILDLNLDEFDRILAVNLRGAAAFIKHAARAMVEKGTRGSIVCTTSVAAEISGTAPHGYTASKHGLLGLIKSASGGLGQYGIRVNGVAPFGVATPLVCNGFKIEANVVEENTLASANLKGIVLKARHVAEAALFLASDASAYVSGQNLAVDGGYSVVKL, encoded by the exons ATGTCTGGAAATAG ATTGGATGGCAAAATCGTAATTATTACAGGCGGAGCAAGCGGGATTGGGGCTGAGTCCGTCAGGTTATTTACAGAACACGGCGCTCGAGTCGTCATTGTTGACGTACAAGACGAGCTAGGTCAAAACCTCGCCGCTTCGATCGGAGAAGACAAAGCGAGTTACTATCACTGCGATGTCACCAACGAGACGGAAGTTGAAAACGCTGTTAAGTTCACCGTCGATAAACACGGGAAGCTTGACGTTCTGTTTAGTAACGCCGGCGTTATAGAGCCGTTTGCGAGCATCCTCGACCTAAACCTAGACGAGTTCGACCGAATTCTCGCCGTTAACCTTCGCGGTGCAGCCGCATTCATCAAACACGCGGCACGTGCCATGGTGGAGAAAGGCACGCGCGGCTCCATCGTTTGCACTACCAGTGTCGCTGCTGAGATCTCCGGAACGGCACCACACGG gTACACGGCGTCGAAGCATGGGCTATTGGGTTTGATCAAATCAGCTTCTGGTGGGTTAGGGCAATACGGGATAAGAGTAAACGGTGTTGCTCCGTTTGGGGTTGCAACACCGTTGGTTTGTAATGGCTTCAAGATAGAGGCAAACGTGGTGGAGGAGAACACGTTAGCGTCGGCGAATCTAAAGGGCATTGTGTTGAAAGCTCGCCACGTGGCAGAAGCTGCTCTGTTTCTAGCATCTGATGCGTCGGCTTACGTAAGCGGACAGAACCTGGCAGTTGACGGCGGTTACTCGGTGGTTAAGCTGTAG
- the LOC104793700 gene encoding short-chain dehydrogenase reductase 3a-like, giving the protein MSGSKLDGKIVIITGGASGIGAESARLFADHGAKVVIVDVQEELGRNVVVSIGDDRAIFYRCDVSNDAEVRNAVKFTVEKHGKLDVLFSNAGVILFSQPGVVETPGSILDLDLQRFDRTMAVNVRGAAVFIKHAARAMVEKGTRGSIVCTTSVTAEVGGQGSHEYTASKHGLVGLIKSVCGDLGKHGIRINGVAPFAVATGMTSHDEETAKQVEGYCEAKGILKGVVLKARHVAEAALFLASDDSAYISGQNVAVDGGFCVVRPI; this is encoded by the exons ATGTCGGGAAGCAA GTTGGATGGCAAAATCGTGATTATAACAGGCGGAGCCAGCGGGATTGGAGCCGAATCCGCTAGGCTGTTCGCTGACCACGGAGCTAAAGTGGTCATAGTTGACGTACAAGAAGAGCTAGGTCGAAACGTCGTCGTTTCAATAGGTGACGACAGAGCGATTTTTTACCGTTGCGATGTTTCGAACGATGCAGAGGTAAGAAACGCCGTTAAGTTCACCGTCGAAAAACACGGAAAGCTAGACGTTCTGTTTAGTAACGCCGGCGTCATTCTGTTTAGCCAACCGGGCGTCGTGGAAACGCCGGGAAGCATACTCGACTTGGATCTCCAAAGGTTTGACCGAACAATGGCGGTGAACGTTCGTGGAGCGGCTGTGTTTATCAAACACGCGGCACGTGCCATGGTGGAGAAAGGCACGCGTGGTTCCATCGTTTGTACGACCAGCGTTACGGCGGAGGTTGGTGGTCAGGGATCTCATGAGTACACGGCGTCGAAGCATGGGCTCGTGGGGCTGATTAAATCGGTTTGTGGCGATTTAGGGAAGCACGGGATAAGAATAAACGGCGTCGCACCGTTCGCGGTGGCGACGGGGATGACTAGCCACGACGAGGAGACGGCGAAGCAGGTTGAGGGGTATTGCGAAGCTAAAGGGATTCTTAAAGGTGTTGTGTTGAAGGCTCGACACGTGGCAGAGGCTGCTCTGTTTCTTGCCTCTGATGATTCGGCTTATATCAGTGGTCAGAACGTAGCAGTGGATGGTGGTTTTTGCGTCGTTAGGCCTATTTGA
- the LOC104793701 gene encoding probable protein phosphatase 2C 49, producing the protein MVAEAEILFKQGLPVVLDVKLFGAPTGVQDIDGVSTVKSPVSSPILGIRRPAASVSADLSTSLSDLKCGDSVLDDDDDEDSSSSVSFYAPVIRSGSYADIGPRRFMEDEHICIDDLSSRVGSLYELPKPSAFYAVFDGHGGPEAAAYVRKNAIRLFFEDHKFPQTSEVNSFYVEQVKRSLRNAFLQADLDLAEDRSIGSSSGTTALAALIFGRQLMVANAGDCRAVLCRNGEAIDMSQDHRPIYLPERRRVEACGGFIDDGYLNGILSVTRALGDWDMKLPQGSQSPLIAEPEIKQINLTEEDEFLIIGCDGVWDVLTSQEAVSIVRRGLRRHDDPMRCARELVMEALRLNTFDNLTVVVVCLSSVHDVAASATAIEKQRCCSLTAEAFHSLRSLLEG; encoded by the exons atgGTGGCTGAAGCAGAGATTTTGTTTAAACAGGGTTTGCCTGTTGTTCTCGATGTCAAATTGTTCGGAGCACCAACCGGGGTTCAAGACATTGACGGTGTCTCCACCGTGAAATCACCAGTTTCCTCGCCGATTCTAGGTATCCGTCGCCCGGCGGCGTCGGTCTCCGCCGACTTATCGACTTCTCTTTCT GATTTAAAATGTGGTGACTCAGTtctggatgatgatgatgatgaagatagcAGTTCTAGTGTCTCTTTTTATGCTCCTGTTATCCGCTCCGGGAGCTATGCTGATATTGGGCCTAGGAGATTCATGGAAGACGAACACATTTGCATAGACGATCTTTCTTCTAGAGTTGGTTCTCTTTATGAATTGCCAAAGCCTAGTGCTTTCTATGCG GTTTTTGACGGCCATGGAGGACCAGAAGCAGCAGCTTATGTAAGAAAAAACGCCATTAGACTATTCTTTGAAGACCATAAGTTCCCACAAACATCGGAAGTGAATAGTTTTTATGTCGAACAAGTCAAGAGATCTTTGAGGAATGCGTTTCTTCAGGCTGATCTTGATTTAGCTGAGGACCGTAGCATTGGCTCCTCTTCTGGTACCACGGCTCTTGCCGCCCTTATTTTCGGAAG ACAACTGATGGTGGCAAATGCTGGAGATTGCAGAGCAGTTCTCTGTAGGAACGGTGAAGCTATAGACATGTCTCAAGACCACAGACCAATCTACTTACcggaaagaagaagagtggaaGCATGTGGTGGTTTCATCGATGACGGTTACTTAAACGGCATTTTGTCGGTCACTCGAGCTCTTGGTGATTGGGACATGAAGCTACCACAAGGCTCACAATCTCCACTGATCGCAGAGCCAGAGATCAAACAGATAAATCTaacagaagaagatgagtttctGATAATCGGATGCGACGGGGTTTGGGATGTTTTGACAAGCCAAGAAGCCGTTAGTATTGTCCGAAGGGGATTAAGACGTCACGATGATCCAATGAGATGTGCTAGAGAACTTGTGATGGAGGCTTTAAGGCTAAACACGTTTGATAACTTAACTGTTGTTGTCGTTTGTTTATCCTCGGTCCATGATGTGGCGGCATCTGCCACGGCTATAGAGAAGCAACGGTGTTGTAGTTTGACGGCGGAGGCGTTTCATAGCTTGAGGAGCTTACTGGAAGGTTGA